CGAGTGCCACTGTTCCGCGCCCGCCTTCGCGGCCCGCCACTGGAAGTACGCGATGCCGTCCGCTCCGTGGGCGACATGCGCCAGCGCGTTGCGGCGCAACTCCCCCGCCGTCTTCGCCCTGTTGACCGGCTGCCAGTTGACCGCACCCGTGGAGTGCTCCATCAGGAACCAGGGGCCGCCCGCGAGCGACCGCATCAGGTCGCCGCTCAGCGCGATGTCGATCTCCGACTCGGGGTCGGTCGAGCGGAGGTAGTGGTCGTTCGCGACGACGTCCAGTTCCGGGGCCCAGCGCCAGTAGTCCAGCGCGTCGAAGTTGTACATCACCATGAAGTTCGTGGTGGCGGGAGTCCCGGGGGCCGCCGCCCTCAGCACATCCCGCTCCGCCTTGTACAGCGAGAGCAGTTCGTCGCTGCAGAAGCGGCGCCAGTCCAGCTGGTGGGTCGGATTGGGCACCGCGCCCGTCGCGCGGGGCGGGATGATCTCGGCCCAGTCGTAGTACCACTGGCTCCAGAAGGTGGTCCCCCAGGCGTTGTTCAGCGCCGTCAGGTCGTCCCCGTACCGTGCCCGCAGCCAGCGGCGGAACGACTCCGCGCTCTCGTCGCAGTAGCAGGCGGGGTTGTGGCAGCCGTACTCGTTGTGGACGTGCCACATCGCGACCGCCGGATGGTCCGCGTACCGCTCCGCCAGCGCGCCCGCGATCCGCAGCGCCGCCTCCCGGTAGGCCGGACTGCTCGGGCAGAACGTCTGGCGGCTGCCGTACGACAACCGGCGCCCGTCCTTGTCCACCGGGAGCGCCTCGGGGTGGGCGCGGAAGAACCAGGCCGGCGGCGCTGCCGTGGGTGTGGCCAGGTCGGCGGCTATGCCGTTCTCGTGGAGGAGGTCGAGGAGACGGTCCATGCGGGCGAAGTCGTGGACGCCCTCGGCCGGTTCGAGCAGCGCCCAGGAGAAGATGCCGACGCTCACCATGGTGACCCCGGCCTCGCGCATCAGCCGCATGTCCTCGGCCCAGACCTCCTCGGGCCACTGCTCGGGGTTGTAGTCGCCCCCGTACGCGATACCGGGGACAGCGAGTTCGCGCTTCATCGGTCGGCATTCCTGTTCTTACGGAGGGCGAAGGAGCGGAGAGCAGAGGACAGAGGGCGGGGAGCGGAGAAAGGCTCAGCCCTTGTTGGCGCCCAGGGTCAGGCCGCTGACGAACTGCCGTTGCAGCGCGAAGTACACGATCAGCGTCGGGATCGCGGTCAGCAGCGCACCCGCGGCGACCAGGTTGGGGTCGGTGAAGTACTGGCCGGAGAGGTTGTTGAGGGCCGAGGTGATCGGCATGTTCTCGCCGGTGGAGATCAGGACGAGCGCCCAGAAGAAGTCGTTGTAGATCCAGATGGAGAGGAGGGTGGCGAGGGCCGCCATCGCGGGGCGGCACAGCGGCAGCACGATCTGCCAGTACATCCGCCACACCGACGCGCCGTCGACGAGCGCGGCCTCGGTCAGCTCGTGCGGGAGCATCCGCATGTAGTTGGCGAGCACGAACGCGCAGAAGCCCGACTGGAACGCGATGTGGATGAGGACGAGGCCGAGCGCGGAGTCGTACAGCTTGCCGGACGCGGTGATCCCCGGCAGGTCGATGAGCAGGTACATGCGGTAGAGCGGCGTGATGATGACCTGCTGCGGGAGCAGGTTGCCGGCCGTGAAGAGGAGCAGCAGGAACAGGTTGACGCGGAAGTCGAAGCGGCTGACGTAGAAGGCGACCATCGACGACAGGAACAGCGTCAGCAGCACCGCCGGGACGGCGATGATCAGCGTGTTGACGAAGTAGTGCGTCATGTCCGACTGCGTGAACGCGTTCGTGAAGTTGTCGAAGCTCAGCTTGTCGGGCCAGGAGACATAGCCCTTGGTGCTGGTCTCGGAGTACGGGCGCAGCGCCGCGTAGACCGCCCAGAGCAGCGGCGCCAGCCAGGCCAGCGACGTGACGACGAGGAACACGTGCAGCAGCACGCGCGCGGGGCGGACGGGGGCGCGCTGCCCCTTCACGGGCCCCTGCGCGGCCAGGGTGGGAGCGCTCATGCCCGCCGCTCCTTCCGGAAGGTGCTGATCAGGTACGGGATGATCACGACGAGCGAGATGACCAGCAGGACGACGGCGATCGCTGAGCCGTATCCGATGCGGCTGGACTCGCCGATGATGTTGTTCGTGACCAGGATCGACAGGAGTTCGGTGCCCTGGGCGCCCTTGTTGAAGACGTACACGAGGTCGAAGGCACGCAGCGACTCGATGATCGTGACGACCAGGACGATGGTGTTGGTGGGCCGCAGGGTCGGGAAGATGACGTTCTTGAACGTCTGCCACTCGTTGGCGCCGTCGAGCGAGGATGCCTCGCGCAGGGACGGGTCCACACCCTTCAGGCCGGCCAGGTAGAGGATCATCATGTAGCCGGTGTGCCGCCAGGAGGCGGCCACGAGGATGGCCCAGAGGTTGAGGTCCGGATCGCCGATCCAGTCGATGTAGTGGCCGGGCTTGTTGGCCCCGATCAGGCTGTTGATCAGGCCCGTGTCCGGGTTGTAGACCAGCTGCCAGACGAAGCCGATGACGGCCATGGAGACCACGACCGGGAGGAAGAAGGCCGTCTGGTAGACCCGGCTGAAACGGATGTTCTTGTCCAGCTGCACGGCCAGGAACAGGCCGAGCGGGGTCGGGATCGCGATGAGTACGACGAACCAGATGACGTTGTGCTGGACGGCCGGCCAGAACTGCGGGTTGTCGGCGAAGAGGTCACGGAAGTTCTGGAGCCCGACCCACTTGATGGAGTCGAAGCCGATGCCGTCCCAGGTGGTGAAGGCCAGCCCGATCGAGGCGAGGGCCGTCACCCACACGAGGGCGATGTGCAGGAAGGTCGGCAGGCCCGCCATGAAGCCGAGGGCGACCCGGTCACGGCGGGTCAGCAGCCGGCGGTGGCCCGAGGCCGGCTTGCGGCTCTGCGGGGACGAGGGCGTACCGGTACCGCCCGGGGGCGGCGTGTCGGCCGCCCCCGGGACCACGGGGATCGAATCGAAGGTGCTCATCAGGAGGCGAAGATCGTCTTCTTCTGGCGCTCGATGGACGAGAGCAGGCTGTCGATCCCCTTGGGGTCGCGGATGAACTTCTGCAGCGCGGGCTGCATCACCGTGGAGGTGAAGTCCGGGCGGCTGTCGCGGTCCATGAACTGGGTGAGGTTCTTCGCGCCGCTGATCATCGCGTACGCCTTCTTCTGAAGGGCGCTGTACGAGGAGGTGTCGGCGTTGCTGGAGGCGGCGACGACGTTCGGGTCGGCCTTGAGGTAGATCTGCTCGGCCTCCGGGGTGCCCAGGAACTCCAGCAGCTGGACCGAACCGGCCTTGTTCTTCGGGGACTTGCTGAGCATGAAGCCGTCGGTCGGCGCCTCGACCGTGTCCTGCCCGAAGGAGGGGTCGATCTCCGGGAACGCGAAGAAATCGAGGTCCGCCGCATCGGTCGCGTTCGTGAACTGCTGGCCCACGAAGGTGCCCAGCAGATACATGCCGGCCTTCTTCGATACGAGGGTCTGGGCCGCGTCCTGCCACGTGCGGCCGGTCGATCCCTCCTGGCTGTAGGGGAGAATTTCAGCCCAGTTGTCGAACGTGGCGCGAACCTTCGCGTCGGTCCAGGATGCCTTTCCGGCCATCAGCTCGACGTGGAAGTCGTAGCCGTTGGTACGGAAGTTGATCTGGTCGAAGGTGCCGAGCGCGGGCCATGCGTCCTTGTCGCCGAAGGCGATCGGGACGAGGCCGTCCTTCTGCATCTGCTTGCACAGCGCGATGAACTGCGCCCAGGTGGTGGGCACCTCGTAGCCGCGCTCCTTGAAGACGCTCTTCCGGTAGAACATCGCCCACGGGTACGTGTACAGCGGCACGAAGTAGTACTTGCCGTCCGCGCCCTTGCTGAGCTGCTTCATCGCGTCGGGGAAGTTGCCCCCGATCTTCTGCCACACGTCGTCGATCGGGCTGGCCAGGCCCTTTCCAGCGAAGAACTGCATGCGGTAGCCGGCGAACCAGGTGAACACGTCGTCCGGGGTGCCCTGGAGGTAGGAGTTGATCTGCTCCTGGAACGTGTTGTGGTCCTTGGTGTTCACGTCGACCTTGACGCCGGTCTTCTTCGTGAACGCCGCGTAGATCTCGGCGAAGGCCTTCTTCGGGACGGCGTCCGACGAGTTCGAGCCGAGGGTGACGGTCTTCGTGTCGGAACCCGAGTCGCTGTCGCCGCAGGCGCTCAGCAGCGGAACGGCCGCGCCGAGCGCCGCCGCGCCGCCGATGCCGCGCAGCAGGGTGCGGCGGCTCGGGCCGGGGACGGACAGACCGGAGGGTGTGTGGTGCATGACGACTCCTGAGGACAGACCCCCCGAAACGGGGAGCAAGGTCACGACTACGCTTAGCCCATGCTGATCTAAATCGACCAGAAATCAACTTGACCGAACATCGTGGCGGCAATAACAGCCCCATGTCCGGCCATGCGTCAAGAGCTGACGTCCGCCGTTCCTGAAACGTGATGGACATGCGGATGTGAAGGTTTGCTAACAGACAGACGGCAAACAGTCGGAGTAAGCCCTTTCCTCGGCCGTTCGGCCGAGGGCGCCGCCCCGCCCACCACAAACGCCGACCTTTCGGCCGAGGCGGGCGGACCGGCCCGGAAGCGACATTGGTGGTGATCACGTCGGGCGGCACGTCAGGTGACACGTCGGATGGCCTGTGAGGCGCGATGTCAGGTGCGATGTCAGGTGACACGTCGGGCGAGATCACTCCACCGTCAGCCGGAACCGGCAGGAGCCCGCCCATGCCCAGCACGACCACCGCCAAGGCGCCCACGGGCACCGCGGGTCCCCGCAGCGCGTCTCCACCCCGGCCCCCGGTCCGCTGGGACGTCGTCCACCTGCTGGCCTGCGCGGTCTTCGCGCTCGGTCTGTCGTCGGCCACGACCCTGACCGCGCACCGGGTGTGGGGCGTCTGCGCGGCCCTCGGCTACGGCACGGCGGCGATCCTGGCCGCCCGGGCCCCGCGCCCCTGGGAGAGCCGGGCAGCACTGCTCACGGCCACCGTCGGCGCGGTGCTGCTTCCCCTGGCACTGCTCACAGTGCTCGGCCGGGCCCAGCCCGAGGTGGGGGTCGTCGAACACTCGGGCGCTCTGCTGCTGCACACGGGCAGCCCGTACTCCCCCCACCCCGCCACCGTGGACGACTACAACCCGTACCTGCCCGGCATGGCCCTCTTCGGCCTCCCCGACGCACTCCTGGGCGGCACCCCGTTGGCCCCGCTCGCGGACGCCCGGCTGTGGTTCTGCCCGGTATTCGCCGCGTGCATGTACGCCACGATCAGGGGCCGTACGCCCGGAAAAGCCGAAGCGACCGGCTCGCGCCGCACTGCGGTCGGCTCTCCCCGCACCGCTGCGGGCCTGCTGCTCTCCTTCCCGGCCGTGGCCCTGCCCCTCGCCGTCGGCGGGGTGGACCTGCCGGTGATCGGGCTGATGTGCCTGGGGCTCGCACTGGCGGGCCGAGTCGGTTCCGGGGCCCGGCCCGGAGCCGGGCCCAGAGCCGGGGTCGGAACCGGGATCGCGGCCGGGCTGGCGATGGGCGCCGCCGCGGCCCTGAAGTGGACCGCCTGGCCCCTCCTCCCGGTCGGCCTCGCCCTGATCGCCGTCACAGCGGGACGCCGTACGGCCGTACGGGCTACGGCGACCGCTCTCCTGACGTCAGCGGCGGCCGTCGTGCCGGTCGCCCTGGCCGACCCCCACGCCTTCGTCGAGCACGTGGTCCTGTTCCCGCTGGGCAGGGGCGGCGTCCGCTCCCCGGCGGCGAGCCCGCTGCCCGGACATCTGCTCGCGGAGTACGTCCCCGGCGGCTTCGTCCTCGCGGTCGCCCTGCTGGTCGCGAGCGCTGTCGCGGTGGCCGTTTCCCTCGTGGTCCGGCCGCCGCACACGGTCCGCGCGGCGGCCGACCGGCTCGCCGTCGGCCTGGGCCTGGCGATGTGCCTGATACCGGCCACCCGGTTCGGCTATCTGGTGTACCCGATCGTCCTGGCGGTGTGGTTCCGCGTCGGCACGACCACGGCGGGGACAGCTCCCGGCAGGCCCGGACCCGTCCGGTCAGCCGCTGATCCTCACCTTCCGGGACACACTCACCTGATCCACGTCCGACGTCCGGATCGTCACCTTCATGGTCCAGGTGCCGGCGATCGGCAGGTTGAGGGTGTTGGTGCCCCAATAGCCGCCCAGGTCGGTGACTTCGGCGTTGAGCGGGCCGATGTCCTTGCTGGGGAGCGAGAAGGAGATGCGGAGTTCGGGGACGACCGCGAAACCGTCGTCGGGGCCGAACACCACCGCCTGCACACTGTTCTCGCCGACCCGGCCGGGTTCGAGAGTGATCTGCACCTTGCCGTGGCCGCCCGGCGTACCGACGTCGAAGGGGATCGTCGTCGTGGACGCGCTGATCACCCCGGGTACGGGCGCGTCCTTGGCGGCCTCCGCCGCCTCGGCGGCGGCCCGGCCCGGCAGGGTGGTCGTCAGGACGGTCGTGATCACCAACACCGCGATCCCGACGGCCACTTCGACCAGCACGGAACGACGGAGCCGACGCCGGTAGGAGGCACGCACGTGGTCCGAGGATCCGTCAGCTGAGGACTCGTCATCCGGGGATCCGCCGTCGGAGATCCGGCCGGAGATCTCGTGATCCGAGGCCTCGCGAGCCGAGGCCTCGCGAGCCGAGATGTCGTGGCCCGAGGTGCCGTCGCCCGAGGTGCCGTCGTCGGGACCGTCGGCGTCGCCCGCGCCGGACCGCGTCGCCGGACCGCCGACCGTCTCCGGCACCCGTCCCGCGACCTTCGCCTGCGTCTGCGCCTCCACCGCCTCCGCCTCCGCCTCCGGTACCAGCGACTGCCCCGTCCACCGGCGCGAGAACCCGGCCGCCACCAGCAGCAGC
The DNA window shown above is from Streptomyces sp. NBC_01451 and carries:
- a CDS encoding beta-galactosidase gives rise to the protein MKRELAVPGIAYGGDYNPEQWPEEVWAEDMRLMREAGVTMVSVGIFSWALLEPAEGVHDFARMDRLLDLLHENGIAADLATPTAAPPAWFFRAHPEALPVDKDGRRLSYGSRQTFCPSSPAYREAALRIAGALAERYADHPAVAMWHVHNEYGCHNPACYCDESAESFRRWLRARYGDDLTALNNAWGTTFWSQWYYDWAEIIPPRATGAVPNPTHQLDWRRFCSDELLSLYKAERDVLRAAAPGTPATTNFMVMYNFDALDYWRWAPELDVVANDHYLRSTDPESEIDIALSGDLMRSLAGGPWFLMEHSTGAVNWQPVNRAKTAGELRRNALAHVAHGADGIAYFQWRAAKAGAEQWHSAMLPHAGTDSRIWQDVVQLGADLRALAEVRGSTGTASVAIVWDWDARWALELPSQPNGELRFQDLVRDWYEPLWRSGVAVDFVRPDAELDGYRLVLVPSLYLVDDEGAVNLTGFAERGGTLAVGFHSGAVDANCHVRLGGYPGAFREALGVRADELFPLLPGESVGLGDGDGDSDGTGTLWSERLRLEEPGAEAVLSYTDGPLAGVPAVTRNPVGAGAGWYLATRPDASTLGALLARMCAEAGVEGVRATPVGVEAVVRRGPDADFLFVIDHAGQGAEVAVAAGATELLTGEAPADGLVRVPPGGVAVVREPRLP
- a CDS encoding carbohydrate ABC transporter permease — its product is MSAPTLAAQGPVKGQRAPVRPARVLLHVFLVVTSLAWLAPLLWAVYAALRPYSETSTKGYVSWPDKLSFDNFTNAFTQSDMTHYFVNTLIIAVPAVLLTLFLSSMVAFYVSRFDFRVNLFLLLLFTAGNLLPQQVIITPLYRMYLLIDLPGITASGKLYDSALGLVLIHIAFQSGFCAFVLANYMRMLPHELTEAALVDGASVWRMYWQIVLPLCRPAMAALATLLSIWIYNDFFWALVLISTGENMPITSALNNLSGQYFTDPNLVAAGALLTAIPTLIVYFALQRQFVSGLTLGANKG
- a CDS encoding carbohydrate ABC transporter permease, whose product is MSTFDSIPVVPGAADTPPPGGTGTPSSPQSRKPASGHRRLLTRRDRVALGFMAGLPTFLHIALVWVTALASIGLAFTTWDGIGFDSIKWVGLQNFRDLFADNPQFWPAVQHNVIWFVVLIAIPTPLGLFLAVQLDKNIRFSRVYQTAFFLPVVVSMAVIGFVWQLVYNPDTGLINSLIGANKPGHYIDWIGDPDLNLWAILVAASWRHTGYMMILYLAGLKGVDPSLREASSLDGANEWQTFKNVIFPTLRPTNTIVLVVTIIESLRAFDLVYVFNKGAQGTELLSILVTNNIIGESSRIGYGSAIAVVLLVISLVVIIPYLISTFRKERRA
- a CDS encoding ABC transporter substrate-binding protein; protein product: MHHTPSGLSVPGPSRRTLLRGIGGAAALGAAVPLLSACGDSDSGSDTKTVTLGSNSSDAVPKKAFAEIYAAFTKKTGVKVDVNTKDHNTFQEQINSYLQGTPDDVFTWFAGYRMQFFAGKGLASPIDDVWQKIGGNFPDAMKQLSKGADGKYYFVPLYTYPWAMFYRKSVFKERGYEVPTTWAQFIALCKQMQKDGLVPIAFGDKDAWPALGTFDQINFRTNGYDFHVELMAGKASWTDAKVRATFDNWAEILPYSQEGSTGRTWQDAAQTLVSKKAGMYLLGTFVGQQFTNATDAADLDFFAFPEIDPSFGQDTVEAPTDGFMLSKSPKNKAGSVQLLEFLGTPEAEQIYLKADPNVVAASSNADTSSYSALQKKAYAMISGAKNLTQFMDRDSRPDFTSTVMQPALQKFIRDPKGIDSLLSSIERQKKTIFAS